The genomic interval AGGGAATTGAAATACTACCTGTTCCAAAAATTACAGAGGTTTGTAGCGTTAGCGGGAGTTCTTTGTAATAGTATAGCTCACTACTGGATGAAGTTAGGATCTCAGTTAAACTAATTTTTTCTCCAATAGTAAGTTCTTTTCTTCTTTTAGGAATTTTACTAATAAATTTTTCTTTATCTGTCATCTTACTAGTGGATTTTTTTGTTAACTCTAGACTTTGTAAATCTTTGAACATGATTTCTTTCTTCGGTAAATCAAATGTAGGAGCCTTTCTGAAATTGTGTTTAATGTTATAGTGGGATGTGAGTTTATTTATATAGTATATTTCATATATTGTTTGATCAGCTGCATTGTTAAATTCAATTAAACCCATATGAGAGGCTAAACTAAACCATACCTCGTTTCGTTTATGATCGGCATTTCGACCCGATAAATTATTTGTCTTCCCAATGTACAACACTTCATTATTTTTATTATAGTAGAAATACACATAGTATTTCATAGGTGTTTCACCTCCTATTACTAGTATCCCTTCATATAATTACTTTAAATTAAAAATGTATACATGAATTTGGATAAATATAGTAAAAAGCGAATTGAGAGGACCTACAATGAGTTTGAAAGGGCGTGATACAAGAGTTATTTAAACAGAAACCAGATATGCATGTAGGTAATGATTCGTTAAAAAGAGAATTGAAAAATCTATTTACATGAGTGGAGTGTTTCATGGAATCGTAGAAAATATCCAAGGGTAATAAGGCAAACAACTTAGGCTTTTATAGTAAAAGTAAATCAAACATTCCTTGGAGATGGATCAACACATTGAAGAAGTTGACATTATTGCAGAATAAATCGCTACTAATCCAAACCACTACGATTGCTACAGAAGACCAAGCCGCAGCGTAGTAAAGTTGTTACTATTTGTAAATGAGAGTAAAAGAAAAACGGAAAACAAATCGAAGGTTGTAGTTCAAGAGATTCGGTACAATCCGGTTAGTAAGAAAGATACCGTAATTCCCACTGCGCATCACAATAGGGGATTGGTTTTCTTCACCTAGACGCACCGCTCATGCACAGCATCCCCCTCTAATCTTGCTCCCGCTCTTGTTCTCTTTCGCCACATACACCGCGTGCCCAATAGATCACACCCCCATCCATACATACCATTTGTACGTTCAAAGCCCATTACTACGTAGAAAAACAACTGAGTACGTAGAAATAGCAGCAAGCATAATCCTCATGCCAAAGAGAGGAGGGGGAATCAAGAGAAAGGACCTGCACATACGTCACATGAGATATAAAAGCTGATAATAAGGAGAGGAAAGGAGATGTGAGGGGGAAGAGTGAATTTAACAATTCCCCTATTGTGTTTTATAGTATGGTATAATTAAATAGAACCTTGCTCTATCTCAAGGGGGCTTTCTAGATGGATACTTTACCTATCGGTAAATCAAATCTACTTCGCTATGTCACACTCTATACCGTTAAACAAAAGCTAACAAATGACGAATTCCTTACTCTGATTCAAACATAATCCAGCTTTAAGCCACCTAAGGACAACCGGCTTAAAATGATGCTCATGTCTCTTTTTAATAGTGGCTTTATTGAATCGACTTCCTTTAGTAAAGTCATCACTGATTCTGTCATTACAAGAAATGGACGTAGGTATTTACACTCTCAAGCCGATATATAGGTAGATACCATTCAACAGCCGATCCGGGTCATGCAGCACGCATTACAGATTCCAAACGGCCACACATTACCCACTGAACCACTGTCTCATGAACAATCGAAATTCTTAGCCCAATATATCGACTATAAATCGGTTTTACCCTATATACTTCAAACCATCCTCACTCAAGAAGCGCTATCGTTAAGTCAAATGCATGAAGTCATGAACCAAACCTTTCATTTTACACCTAGTCAATCGGTTTTTTTAAAACATCTGACTCTTTTGACCAACCAAGGGTTCCTCATTCG from Alkalihalophilus pseudofirmus carries:
- a CDS encoding GIY-YIG nuclease family protein, giving the protein MKYYVYFYYNKNNEVLYIGKTNNLSGRNADHKRNEVWFSLASHMGLIEFNNAADQTIYEIYYINKLTSHYNIKHNFRKAPTFDLPKKEIMFKDLQSLELTKKSTSKMTDKEKFISKIPKRRKELTIGEKISLTEILTSSSSELYYYKELPLTLQTSVIFGTGSISIPFLISSFKTALKSPLITEQGIEFIFPLSFNGKLYIHFIITTPKITFLFQLINVHHNFRNDRMTTYIRESDLKKILDYIVFE